In Devosia beringensis, a single window of DNA contains:
- a CDS encoding LysR substrate-binding domain-containing protein: protein MSALPPLTAIRAFEAVARHLSFTRAAAELGMTQAAVSYQIKILEERVGTPLFLRRPRQIALSETGARLAPEVSRAFDLLRASFAETGERAEGMLSLTVTNTFATGWLASQIGQFQLGHPDIAVKIDTSNVLVDFTQEEFDAGIRATGHIPPGLIGHPLAKVEFAPMLKPSLIERYDIREPADLLRVPQISPDDPWLPAWLEMAGVPAAAAVQKPFIGLGSQYLESRATIAGSGVAMLTPLFYADEVAAGLLAQPFDRVGWVGHHYYFVYPESRRNWTKIKAFRDWIIDATAPLRALEQS, encoded by the coding sequence ATGAGCGCACTGCCGCCGCTGACCGCGATACGCGCCTTCGAGGCCGTGGCCCGACACCTGAGCTTCACCAGGGCGGCCGCCGAGCTGGGCATGACCCAGGCCGCGGTGAGCTATCAGATCAAGATACTGGAGGAGCGTGTGGGGACGCCGCTCTTCCTGCGCCGCCCGCGCCAGATCGCTTTGAGCGAGACCGGCGCAAGGCTGGCGCCCGAGGTCAGCCGGGCCTTTGACCTGCTGCGCGCCAGCTTTGCCGAGACCGGCGAGCGGGCCGAGGGCATGCTGTCGCTGACGGTGACCAATACCTTTGCCACCGGCTGGCTGGCCAGCCAGATCGGCCAGTTCCAGCTCGGCCACCCCGATATCGCGGTCAAGATCGATACCAGCAATGTGCTGGTCGACTTCACCCAGGAGGAGTTCGACGCCGGCATAAGGGCCACGGGCCATATCCCGCCCGGGCTCATCGGCCATCCGCTGGCCAAGGTCGAATTCGCCCCCATGCTCAAGCCCAGCCTGATCGAGCGCTACGACATAAGAGAGCCGGCCGATCTGCTGCGCGTGCCGCAGATCTCGCCCGACGACCCCTGGCTGCCCGCCTGGCTGGAAATGGCCGGCGTGCCGGCCGCAGCGGCGGTGCAGAAGCCCTTTATCGGCCTCGGCTCGCAATATCTGGAATCGCGCGCCACCATTGCCGGCAGCGGCGTGGCCATGCTGACGCCGCTGTTCTACGCCGATGAAGTGGCGGCGGGGCTGCTGGCCCAGCCCTTCGACCGGGTCGGCTGGGTCGGGCATCACTACTATTTCGTCTATCCCGAAAGCCGCCGCAACTGGACCAAGATCAAGGCCTTCCGCGACTGGATCATTGACGCCACGGCGCCATTGCGGGCTTTGGAGCAGAGCTAG
- a CDS encoding LysR family transcriptional regulator, producing the protein MNWDDVRIFLAVARNGQILGAAKALNLNHATVARRLSALEAALGSTLFTRKTNGSDLSGAGERFLVHAEAMESAMLAASASAGADSRIEGTVRVGAPDGFGVAFLAPRLGELTARHKGLRVELVPVPRAFSLSRREADIAVTLERPREGRLVARKLTDYRLGLYAAQSYLDAQGMPAELAALADHALVGYVDDLLFTASLDYTGEFLRGWRSSLAISSAMGQTEAVRAGAGIGILHAFMAQRDPDLVPVLPAHSLTRSYWTVVHEDLRAVRRVALVAEFLAEIVDRERAIF; encoded by the coding sequence ATGAACTGGGACGACGTCCGCATCTTTCTGGCCGTGGCCCGCAATGGCCAGATCCTGGGCGCCGCCAAGGCGCTCAACCTCAACCATGCCACTGTCGCCAGGCGCCTCAGCGCGCTCGAAGCCGCGCTGGGCAGCACGCTATTCACCCGCAAGACCAATGGCTCAGATCTCTCGGGTGCCGGCGAGCGCTTTCTCGTCCATGCCGAGGCGATGGAAAGCGCCATGCTGGCGGCGAGCGCGTCGGCGGGGGCCGATAGCCGCATCGAGGGTACGGTGCGGGTCGGCGCGCCGGACGGCTTCGGCGTCGCCTTTCTCGCCCCGCGCCTCGGGGAACTGACCGCACGCCACAAGGGCCTGCGGGTCGAACTGGTGCCGGTGCCGCGCGCCTTTTCGCTCTCCCGCCGCGAGGCCGATATCGCCGTCACGCTGGAGCGCCCGCGCGAAGGCCGGCTGGTGGCGCGCAAGCTCACCGATTACCGCCTCGGCCTCTATGCCGCGCAGAGCTATCTCGACGCGCAGGGCATGCCCGCCGAACTGGCGGCGTTGGCCGATCATGCCCTGGTCGGCTATGTCGATGACCTGCTGTTTACCGCCTCGCTCGACTATACCGGCGAATTCCTCCGCGGCTGGCGCTCAAGCCTGGCGATTTCTTCGGCCATGGGCCAGACCGAGGCCGTGCGCGCCGGGGCCGGCATCGGCATCCTGCATGCCTTCATGGCACAGCGCGATCCCGACCTGGTGCCGGTACTGCCGGCCCATAGCCTGACCCGCAGCTACTGGACGGTGGTGCACGAGGATCTACGCGCCGTCCGCCGGGTGGCGCTGGTGGCCGAGTTTCTCGCCGAGATCGTGGACCGCGAGCGGGCCATCTTCTAG
- a CDS encoding CoA-acylating methylmalonate-semialdehyde dehydrogenase, protein MRTIGHFIDGTETTGNSAEFQDVFNPATGEVQARVALATKADLDAAVASAAAAQPKWAATNPQRRARVFFNFVALINRDMHKLAEMLSAEHGKTVEDAKGDILRGLEVAEFAAGAPHLLKGEFTDGAGPGIDMYSMRQPVGIGAGITPFNFPAMIPLWMLSPAIAAGNAFILKPSERDPSVPVMLAELAIEAGLPKGILNVVHGGKAVVDGILHHDQIGAVTFVGSTPIARYVYATAAGEGKRVQAFGGAKNHMIIMPDADMDKAADALMGAGYGSAGERCMAVSVAVPVGDATADRLIAALKPRIDALKVGPATDPASEMGPVITKASQERIAALVESGLAQGATLAVDGRGFTLQGYENGYFVGPSLFDNVTAEMDIYKEEIFGPVLSVVRAQTYEAALKLTMDNPYGNGTAIFTRDGDAARDFAARVNVGMVGINVPVPVPLAYHSFGGWKASAFGDLNQHGTDAIRFWTRTKTVTARWPSGIKDGAEFQMPTMK, encoded by the coding sequence ATGCGCACCATTGGCCACTTCATCGACGGCACTGAGACCACCGGCAACAGCGCCGAATTCCAAGACGTGTTCAACCCGGCTACGGGCGAGGTGCAGGCGCGCGTGGCGCTGGCGACCAAGGCTGATCTCGATGCCGCCGTGGCCTCGGCCGCTGCAGCGCAGCCGAAATGGGCCGCCACCAATCCGCAGCGCCGCGCCCGGGTCTTCTTCAACTTCGTGGCGCTGATCAACCGCGACATGCACAAACTGGCCGAAATGCTCAGCGCCGAGCACGGCAAGACGGTGGAAGACGCCAAGGGCGATATCCTGCGCGGCCTCGAGGTTGCCGAATTCGCCGCCGGGGCGCCGCACCTGCTCAAGGGCGAGTTCACCGACGGGGCCGGGCCGGGCATCGACATGTATTCCATGCGCCAGCCGGTCGGCATCGGCGCCGGCATTACCCCGTTCAATTTCCCGGCCATGATCCCGCTCTGGATGCTCTCGCCCGCCATCGCCGCCGGCAATGCCTTCATCCTCAAACCATCCGAACGCGACCCCTCGGTGCCGGTCATGCTGGCCGAACTGGCCATCGAGGCCGGGCTGCCCAAGGGCATCCTCAATGTCGTGCATGGCGGCAAGGCCGTGGTCGATGGCATTCTCCACCACGACCAGATCGGCGCGGTCACTTTTGTCGGCTCCACCCCCATTGCCCGCTATGTCTATGCAACGGCGGCAGGCGAGGGCAAGCGCGTGCAGGCCTTTGGTGGCGCCAAGAACCACATGATCATCATGCCCGATGCCGACATGGACAAGGCCGCCGACGCGCTGATGGGCGCCGGCTATGGCTCGGCCGGCGAGCGCTGCATGGCGGTATCGGTGGCGGTCCCGGTGGGTGATGCCACGGCGGACCGACTGATCGCCGCGCTCAAGCCGCGCATCGACGCGCTCAAGGTAGGCCCGGCCACAGATCCGGCCAGCGAAATGGGCCCGGTGATCACCAAGGCCAGCCAGGAGCGCATCGCCGCCCTCGTCGAGAGTGGCCTGGCCCAGGGCGCGACGCTGGCGGTCGATGGTCGCGGCTTTACCCTCCAGGGCTATGAGAACGGCTATTTTGTCGGGCCATCGCTGTTCGACAATGTCACCGCCGAGATGGATATCTACAAGGAAGAAATCTTCGGGCCAGTGCTGAGCGTGGTGCGTGCCCAGACCTATGAAGCCGCGCTCAAGCTGACCATGGACAACCCCTATGGCAATGGCACGGCGATCTTCACCCGCGACGGCGACGCGGCGCGCGATTTCGCGGCGCGGGTCAATGTCGGCATGGTGGGCATCAATGTGCCGGTGCCGGTGCCGCTGGCCTATCACAGCTTCGGCGGCTGGAAGGCCAGCGCCTTCGGCGATCTCAACCAGCACGGCACCGACGCCATCCGCTTCTGGACCCGCACCAAGACGGTGACCGCCCGCTGGCCCAGCGGCATCAAGGACGGGGCGGAATTCCAGATGCCCACGATGAAGTAG
- the ybaK gene encoding Cys-tRNA(Pro) deacylase: MSKTTPATIALSKAGFAFATATYDYDPDADRVGLQAAEAMGVPPSIVLKTLMAEVDGKPVCVVVPSDEEVNMKKLAAAFGGKSAHMMKPADAERLTGYKVGGISPFGQKKLVPTAIEELATLEDEVFLNGGQRGLQIRMKPDDLLAALGGKAADLIR; the protein is encoded by the coding sequence ATGTCCAAGACCACGCCCGCCACGATCGCCCTGAGCAAAGCCGGCTTTGCCTTTGCCACCGCCACCTATGACTATGATCCCGATGCCGACCGTGTCGGGCTGCAGGCGGCCGAGGCCATGGGCGTGCCGCCGTCCATCGTGCTCAAGACGCTGATGGCCGAGGTCGATGGCAAGCCGGTCTGCGTGGTGGTGCCCTCCGACGAGGAGGTGAACATGAAAAAGCTCGCCGCGGCCTTTGGCGGCAAGTCGGCGCATATGATGAAGCCGGCGGATGCCGAACGCCTGACCGGCTACAAGGTGGGGGGGATCAGCCCCTTCGGGCAGAAAAAGCTCGTGCCGACGGCGATCGAGGAACTGGCGACGCTGGAAGACGAAGTCTTCCTCAATGGCGGGCAGCGCGGCCTGCAGATCCGCATGAAGCCGGACGATCTCCTGGCGGCCCTGGGTGGCAAGGCGGCGGACCTGATCCGGTAG